The Bos javanicus breed banteng chromosome 18, ARS-OSU_banteng_1.0, whole genome shotgun sequence genome has a segment encoding these proteins:
- the TIMM50 gene encoding mitochondrial import inner membrane translocase subunit TIM50: MAASAAVFLRLRSGLRQGARGLCARLATPPPRAPDQAAEIGSRAGTKAQTQGPQQQRSSEGPSYAKKVALWLAGLLGAGGTVSVIYIFGNNAVDENGAKIPDEFDNDPILVQQLRRTYKYFKDYRQMIIEPTSPCLLPDPLREPYYQPPYTLVLELTGVLLHPEWSLATGWRFKKRPGIETLFQQLAPLYEIVIFTSETGMTAFPLIDSVDPHGFISYRLFRDATRYMDGHHVKDISCLNRDPARVVVVDCKKEAFRLQPYNGVALRPWDGNSDDRVLLDLSAFLKTIALNGVEDVRTVLEHYALEEDPLEAFKQRQSRLEQEEQQRLAELSKSSKQNLFFSSLTSRLWPRSKQP; encoded by the exons ATGGCGGCCTCGGCAGCGGTGTTCCTGCGATTGCGGAGCGGGCTCCGGCAAGGCGCGCGGGGGCTGTGTGCGAGGCTCGCGACGCCGCCCCCTCGGGCCCCGGACCAG GCTGCAGAGATTGGGAGCCGAGCAGGCACTAAGGCCCAGACCCAGGGACCACAGCAGCAGAGAAGCTCCGAGGGTCCCAGCTATGCCAAAAAAGTTGCACTCTGGCTCGCTGGGCTGCTCGGGGCTGGTGGGACCGTGAGCGTCATCTATATCTTCG GAAACAACGCTGTGGATGAAAATGGTGCCAAG ATTCCCGATGAATTCGACAATG ATCCAATTCTGGTACAGCAGTTGCGCCGGACATACAAATATTTCAAAGATTACAGACAG ATGATCATCGAGCCCACCAGCCCCTGCCTTCTGCCAGACCCTCTGCGGGAGCCGTACTACCAGCCCCCATACACACTGGTCTTGGAGCTCACTGGCGTCCTCTTGCACCCTGAGTGGTCG CTAGCCACTGGCTGGAGGTTTAAGAAGCGTCCAGGCATCGAGACCTTATTCCAGCAGCTCGCCCCTTTGTATGAAATCGTCATCTTTACGTCGGAGACTGGCATG ACTGCCTTTCCACTCATCGACAGCGTGGACCCCCACGGCTTCATCTCCTACCGCCTGTTCCGGGACGCCACGAGATACATGGATGGGCACCATGTTAAG GACATTTCGTGTCTGAATCGGGACCCAGCCCGAGTAGTAGTTGTGGACTGCAAGAAGGAAGCCTTCCGCCTACAGCCCTACAACGGCGTTGCCCTGCGGCCTTGGGATGGCAACTCCGATGACCGGGTCTTATTGGACCTGTCTGCCTTCCTCAAGA CCATTGCTTTGAATGGTGTGGAGGATGTCCGAACCGTGCTGGAGCACTATGCCCTggaggaagacccactggaggcTTTCAAACAGCGGCAAAGCCGGCTAGAGCAG GAGGAACAGCAGCGCCTGGCCGAGCTCTCCAAATCCAGCAAGCAGAACCTCTTCTTCAGCTCTCTCACCAGCCGCTTGTGGCCTCGCTCTAAACAGCCCTGA